The Sphaerospermopsis torques-reginae ITEP-024 genome has a window encoding:
- a CDS encoding DUF4365 domain-containing protein has translation MIGIYQDDSETELCLRRCAYWVSLREQPQTQNTETLTVYIPRKNVFTVDALKNLMQTIQTGGTL, from the coding sequence GTGATTGGGATTTATCAGGATGATTCAGAAACAGAACTGTGTTTACGTCGCTGTGCTTACTGGGTTTCATTACGTGAACAACCCCAAACACAAAACACCGAAACCCTTACTGTTTATATACCCCGCAAAAATGTATTTACAGTTGATGCTTTAAAAAATTTAATGCAAACAATCCAAACAGGAGGGACTTTATGA
- a CDS encoding pentapeptide repeat-containing protein gives MTTPTVRRNIDQSNQSQKPEKVKSLPLATRRLGAWAAEITLVVASGLIPFGIGVYANSRSDLQRVPLNPVLVLTERAIARPLALPISYGIRNVTSPTNFLWTIALLTPLVLSGWQLYLLGKTGSTIPKRWFGVRVVNDEGKAPGLRSVVVREGLGRWTSPVAIAYILWRYSFAFPDLGLFTFLAIVLVLGEGMGWTSQKRRRAFHDQLAGTYTIDVKDINKPIKTPVENTSEPPQPENEEPTDTSIKESIPKLKIARSPNFILFVVGVTSMIAVLSTLVGTQIYIQTQENLRKTQLVNTQKFLELVKPINPDSGVSDEERQRAILALGGINDTQSIKFLVDLLVKETDPNILDTIQQALANIGIQALPELKRMNLFLAGELESGGNFGNIREQQLNLNQQAINKILSVYSGKINDIDLSSIQLGAKSFEESSVFNLVLENADLSGVVFKSANLNQAQLKGSRFRSAGEDGRWDTYDDVIADLTKTQLKQANLNEANLSRVLMKHSDLSRATLNKANLSHARLVGANLSSTQLISSDLQKAILEDAIFTGADISDAKLMEADMYAAQLGRVSAIGTQLSYANLTNTNWQGADLSEAYLDHANLTNANFSAARLAGAVLRSANLKNANLRNADISRADLRGANLDGADFQGTILFPGKQDPGDRFVETSDLGSQAAIVQGVDFSNAKNLDAQQLAFICTKGGIHSRCP, from the coding sequence ATGACTACCCCAACCGTGAGGAGAAATATTGATCAATCTAATCAGTCCCAAAAACCGGAAAAAGTTAAATCCCTGCCCTTAGCAACAAGGCGTTTAGGCGCTTGGGCAGCAGAAATTACATTAGTGGTAGCCAGCGGGTTAATTCCCTTTGGCATTGGTGTTTATGCCAATTCTCGTAGCGATCTGCAAAGAGTACCTTTAAATCCGGTGTTGGTACTCACAGAAAGAGCGATCGCCCGGCCTTTAGCCCTACCAATTAGTTATGGTATTCGTAATGTTACCAGTCCCACTAATTTTTTATGGACTATCGCCCTCTTAACACCTCTGGTCCTCTCAGGATGGCAGTTGTATTTACTGGGTAAAACCGGCAGCACCATTCCCAAACGTTGGTTTGGGGTGCGGGTTGTTAATGATGAGGGTAAAGCTCCTGGTTTAAGGTCTGTTGTAGTTCGTGAAGGGCTAGGGCGCTGGACTAGTCCAGTTGCCATTGCTTATATCCTCTGGCGCTACAGCTTTGCTTTTCCAGATTTAGGCTTATTCACATTTTTAGCTATTGTTTTGGTGCTAGGTGAAGGCATGGGTTGGACTTCCCAAAAACGTCGTCGCGCCTTCCATGATCAGTTGGCAGGTACATATACCATAGATGTTAAAGACATCAACAAACCAATCAAAACACCTGTAGAAAATACCAGCGAGCCGCCACAGCCAGAAAATGAAGAACCAACAGATACATCTATTAAGGAGTCCATCCCTAAACTAAAAATAGCCCGCAGTCCTAATTTTATCTTGTTTGTGGTTGGTGTAACCAGCATGATTGCTGTGTTGTCAACTTTAGTAGGCACACAAATTTACATCCAAACCCAAGAAAACCTGCGGAAAACCCAGTTGGTTAACACTCAAAAATTTCTCGAACTCGTAAAACCAATTAATCCTGATTCTGGTGTCAGCGACGAAGAACGCCAAAGGGCTATTCTCGCCTTGGGTGGTATTAATGATACACAATCTATCAAATTTCTAGTGGATCTACTGGTGAAGGAAACTGACCCTAACATCCTAGATACTATTCAACAAGCACTGGCAAATATTGGAATTCAAGCTTTACCAGAATTAAAACGCATGAATCTGTTTCTCGCTGGGGAACTCGAATCAGGCGGCAATTTCGGAAATATCAGAGAACAACAATTAAATCTTAACCAACAGGCAATCAACAAGATTTTGTCTGTCTATAGTGGCAAAATTAATGACATTGATTTAAGTAGTATCCAACTGGGTGCAAAAAGCTTTGAAGAAAGTTCTGTATTTAACTTGGTACTAGAAAATGCTGATTTATCGGGAGTTGTGTTTAAATCTGCCAATCTTAACCAAGCTCAATTAAAAGGTAGTCGCTTCCGTAGTGCAGGTGAAGATGGGCGCTGGGATACTTATGATGATGTCATTGCTGATTTGACTAAAACTCAACTCAAACAAGCCAACCTCAACGAAGCCAACCTTAGTCGTGTGTTAATGAAACACAGTGATTTAAGCCGCGCTACCCTGAATAAAGCTAACTTATCTCATGCCCGGTTAGTGGGTGCTAACCTCAGCAGTACCCAACTTATCAGTAGTGATTTGCAAAAGGCAATTTTGGAAGATGCGATTTTCACAGGGGCAGATATCAGCGACGCAAAATTAATGGAAGCAGATATGTATGCTGCTCAGTTAGGTCGTGTTTCTGCCATAGGTACACAATTATCTTATGCCAATTTAACTAACACCAATTGGCAAGGTGCAGATTTATCTGAAGCCTATTTAGATCATGCTAATCTTACCAATGCTAATTTCAGTGCGGCTCGTCTTGCTGGTGCTGTTTTACGCTCTGCCAACCTGAAAAATGCCAACCTGCGAAATGCTGATATCAGCCGCGCAGATTTACGGGGGGCAAATTTAGACGGTGCTGATTTTCAAGGCACTATACTTTTTCCTGGTAAACAAGATCCCGGAGATAGGTTTGTAGAAACTTCCGATCTCGGTTCACAAGCTGCCATAGTCCAAGGTGTCGATTTTAGCAATGCTAAAAATTTAGATGCCCAGCAACTAGCTTTCATTTGTACCAAGGGCGGTATTCATTCCCGTTGTCCATAG
- a CDS encoding cyclase family protein yields the protein MIAESQRNITIQPQQPNNITYSRVIHLSHIIDTGIPQWPGDPPVKFTTVAELQDDGYYLRRFSMGEHSATHINAPNSFHGDGISIDEYSAQSLVVPAVVIDICQQATENPDYLLTVADILTWEAEFGTIKPGYIVLLYTGWQHKWLDKNAFFNQDTDGNMHFPGFSGKATEFLITERKIAGVGIDTHGVDSGQDNNFTTNSLILAKPRIVLENLTNLDQLPPQGATLVIGILRLRGGSGSPAAVIAFFCHQSPVTSPQSPVTSHQSPVQSPVTSHQSPVTSHQSPVPSHQSPVTSPQSPVTSHQSPVTSHQSPVSHQSPVTSHQSPVPSHQSPVTSHQSPVTSHQSPVTSPQSPVPSPQSPVTSHQSPVTSPQSPVPSHQSPVTSHQSPVPSHLNSFVEK from the coding sequence ATAATAGCCGAATCACAGAGGAATATTACTATACAACCCCAACAGCCAAACAATATCACCTATTCCCGTGTTATCCACCTGAGTCATATAATTGACACAGGTATACCACAATGGCCTGGTGATCCTCCCGTCAAATTTACCACTGTAGCCGAACTACAAGACGATGGCTATTATCTGCGACGGTTTTCTATGGGTGAACATAGTGCTACTCATATCAATGCCCCTAATAGTTTTCACGGTGACGGTATCAGCATTGATGAATATTCCGCTCAGTCTCTTGTAGTACCTGCGGTAGTTATAGATATCTGTCAACAAGCAACAGAAAACCCTGATTATCTTTTAACTGTAGCTGACATTTTGACATGGGAAGCAGAATTTGGCACTATTAAACCCGGTTATATAGTGTTACTTTATACGGGTTGGCAACATAAATGGCTAGATAAAAACGCCTTCTTCAACCAGGATACAGATGGAAATATGCACTTTCCAGGGTTTAGCGGTAAAGCCACCGAGTTTTTAATTACTGAAAGAAAAATTGCCGGGGTGGGAATTGATACCCACGGTGTAGACTCAGGGCAAGATAATAATTTTACCACTAATAGTTTGATACTAGCAAAACCACGGATTGTCCTAGAAAACCTCACCAACTTAGATCAACTGCCACCCCAAGGCGCTACCCTAGTAATTGGTATTCTCAGGTTACGTGGTGGTTCAGGTTCTCCGGCTGCGGTAATCGCATTTTTTTGTCACCAGTCACCAGTCACCAGTCCCCAGTCACCAGTCACCAGTCACCAGTCCCCAGTCCAGTCACCAGTCACCAGTCACCAGTCACCAGTCACCAGTCACCAGTCACCAGTCCCCAGTCACCAGTCCCCAGTCACCAGTCCCCAGTCCCCAGTCACCAGTCACCAGTCACCAGTCACCAGTCACCAGTCACCAGTCAGTCACCAGTCACCAGTCACCAGTCACCAGTCCCCAGTCCCCAGTCACCAGTCACCAGTCACCAGTCACCAGTCACCAGTCACCAGTCACCAGTCACCAGTCACCAGTCCCCAGTCACCAGTCCCCAGTCCCCAGTCACCAGTCACCAGTCACCAGTCACCAGTCACCAGTCCCCAGTCACCAGTCCCCAGTCACCAGTCACCAGTCACCAGTCACCAGTCACCAGTCCCCAGTCACCTCAATTCTTTTGTTGAGAAATAG